The following is a genomic window from Prevotella sp. E13-17.
CTTTTCGTCGATGGTGTTGCCATTAGGCAGATAGAGTGTCACCGTAGCGGTGCGGTCGGCCTTCGACATATTCTCTTTTACCGTAAAGAAGACCTGTTTCCCTTTCACCGTGGCCTGCAACCAGGTGGGCGTCTGCTTCGTGTCAACATCTGTCAACTGACAACTGATTCCCGTCAACTCTCGCGTCAGTTTCAGCGTGTCGGCCTTTTCATCCCAACTGACCACACGATCTTTATACATCACACCATCAAAGATGTTATCGTGATTCTGCGTCAGGTAGAAGCTCGTCTGTACGGTCTGCTCCGTCAACGTATTGTCTTTACCCTTCATATACAATGTCACTTTCACCGTGCGATTAGTGTTGGAGGTCAGCGCCACCGACTTGAACAGCACCTTGTTGCCCTCAACCGTAGCCTGTAGCCAGGTGGGTGCTTTCTTGGTCAGCGTGTCCACCACCTGACACAGGATGTTCTGCAACTCATGCGATAGTTTCAGTGTATCGGCAGTTTGGTTCCAGACGATGGTGCGGTCATCATATCGCACCCCGTCAAAAATCCTGTTATGTCCCTGTTCTACGACAAAAGGCAGCGTAATGGTGGTCGTGTCGATAGTTTCACCATGATTAGGATAGAAGAGCATCACCGTAGCCGTACGGTCTTTTTTCAGGTTATAAATCGTCGTCGTCACGGCCACCGAGTCGCCGGCAACGGTTGCCGTACACCATGAGGCTCGCTCCTTGGTGGCGTCGTCTATCACCTGAGCACGCACTCCCGTCAGTTGTCGGTCGGTATGAATCACATAGCGTCCGCCGGCTGCCAGCGACTTCACGGGTTTGATAGTCAGGCTGTCGAGCACAGGGTTATGAGTCTGTCTGACCAGTATCGAAGCCTTCGACAACAACGAGTCGCTGACATACTGGTCGCTGTTGGGCACCAGTCTCACCAGTGCCGCACGGTCATCCTTTGAAGCATACTGTGAAACTGCTATTGTAAGATTCTTGCCGTCGATCATGGCTTTCACCCAGTCCACCTTCTGACCGTCCAAATCATAGATTTCTGTTTTTGTGTTCTTCAGCGTGTTCTTGAATGTCAACGTGGTGTCGCCCTGCTCAAAGCCCATGACCACCTCGTCAACATCCAGTCCGTCGAACATAGAGTTTTTCTTTTGGGTGACATAGAACACCACCGGTTGCTCCTCGTCATTAATCTCCTCGCTCTTCACGTGCAGCGTCACGCAAGCCGTACGATCGCTAACCGTGATATTCTCCATCAGGGTCAGCGCTATTGCCTTCTGATTGATTTTCACATCGAGCCAGTTGGCTGGATATTTGGTCTTGGTGTCAATGACGGTTGCCATCACATCGGTCAGTACGTTGTCAACATTGATAGTCTTCTGCACGCCCGCAGAAGAGAATGTCTGGTTCTCTATATGGAGGCCCTCAAGCGGTGATGGAAAGTCCTCGTGTTCCACACACGACAAAAAGAGTCCCAAAACAACCAACAACGGGAACAATATTTTTTTCATTTCCTCAAAAAGAATTTTAATGTTTTAAAGTGTCAAAAATGATTATTCAATGGGCAAAATTACGGAAAAAGAACGAATTACACAATATTTAAATGACTTTTTATTGAAAAAAAAGCGGATTTGATTGATTTTTTTATCTCATTCATTTTAAACGCATTATCTTTGCACAATGTACTACTAAGTTATAAAAATAATGGTTCTAATGAGAAAAATTCTACTTTATATGGCCGCCATATTGTTGTGGACAACAACGGAGGCACAGACACTGAACGTACAACTGGGCGAGGTTGTCTATCAGATTCCTGCCAGTCAGGCTGGCGATATGGTCTATGAAAACGGACAGACTGTGACCATCATGGGCAAGACCCTTGCACTCAGTGACATCAGCCAGATGTACATAGACAACAGTGTGGTGACCGATAATAGCGTCAGCATCGACTATCAGGGCGAGACCGCCCGTGTGACAGTGGCAGGAAATATTGCTAAACACCTGACTATCAGCACAAACAAGGCGCACGTATCCCTCATACAAAGCGCCACGTTGACCGACGAGATTACCTATACATTGAGTGGCACTTCGACCAACGGCTCATTCTATATGGATGGCGAACTGAAGGCCAGCGTCGTGCTGAACGGTGTCACACTGACCAACCCCGACAGCGCTGCCATCAACATCCGCAACGGCAAGCGCATCAGCATCGAACTGGCCGAGGGCACCACTTCGACACTGGTCGATGGCGTGGGTGGCAGCCAGAAGGCCTGTTTTGCTGTGAAGGGTCACACGGAATTCAAAGGTGCTGGCACCCTGAATATTACTGGTCGCACGGCACACGCCTTTTGGGGCAAGGAGTATGTGCAACTGAAGAAGAGCACTGGCACCATCAACATCCTGGGGGCTGTGGGCGACGGCTTCAATGTGAACCAGTACTTCCAGATGAATGGGGGCACGGTGAACATCAATAACGTGAGCGATGACGGTCTGCAACTGAGCTATAAGACCGACGACGATGATCAGATCATTCCGCTGACAGACGATGAAGACAACACTGGCGAGGTGATCATCAATGCCGGCACACTGAAAATCAGTACCACAGCAGCTGGCGCCAAGTGCATCAAGAGTGAAAACAAGGTGACCGTGCACGATGGCACACTGACACTGAAAGGCAGTGGCGGCATAGACACCAGCGACAGCAGCGACCCGTCTTACACGGCTGGCGTCAAGGCTGAGGACTTCACACAGAACGGTGGTACTGTCGAGATGACCATCAGCGGCGCTGCCGGACGTGGCGTCTCTGCCGACCATATCACCACCAATGGTGGCCTACTGACCATCAACAACAGCGGTGCACCGCAGACGGTGTCCAGCGATGTGAAGTCGGCCAAGGGCCTTAAAGGCGAATACATCGCCCTGAACGCAGGCATCATCACCATCGCCATGACGGGCAATGCCGGTAAAGGCATCGCAGCAGGCAACGGCACCAAGAGCACCAGTGGCGGAGGAGGCTGGTTTGCACCTGCAAGAGCACCGATGATGGCACCTGCAAGAGCACCGATGATGGCACCTGGTGGCAGACCTGGCGGTGGCGGTATGGGCGGTGGCACCACCTACACCAACGTGACTGGAGCCTACACACAAGGAACTGCCGACGGCAACGGCCCCACCCTGACCGTCAGCACCACGGGCAGCGCCTACAGCAGTTCTTCTGCCAAGGCCATTAAGGCTATCTGTGCGGCTGTGATCTACGGCGGCGAGACCACCGTCACCACCAAGACGAATGGTGCCGAAGGACTGGAATCGAAGACCGGCATCACCATCAACGGCGGCAAGCACTATCTGCAATGCTACGACGACTGCATCAACACGTCGGGAAAGATTGTCTTCAATGGTGGCATCACCGTATGCTACTCTAACGGCAACGATGCCGTCGATTCGAATGCGGGCACCACGGGCGCCATCACCATCGGCAATGGCACCTGCTTTGCCTATACGTCGGCAGGCGGCCCAGAGGAAGGCTTTGACTGCGACAACAACTCGTACATCCAGATCACGGGTAACGGCACCTGCATCGGCGCCGGCGGTGCACAGGGTGGCGGCTCCAGCAGCTCGACCATCTCTAACGCAGCCCAGGGCTACACATTCCTCACCAACACCATCAGTTACACCAGCGGTCGCTACTATACCTTGGCAGACAGCAACGACCAGAACCTGGCAACCTTTAGCTTTGCTGCCAACGTCTCCAGTTCGCTGTCGCTGATTACAGCCAAGGGCATGACCTCCAAGGGCAGCTACAACATCAAATACAGCACCACTGCGCCTACCGATGCTGCAACCGTCTTCCACGGACTGTATCTGGGTAGCAGTGCTAAGGGCACAAACAGCGTGACCAGCTTCACGGCCAAGTAAAACAGGATAACATCGTACGAATTGACAAGATGAGGGGTAATACTGCATCAAAGCAGTGTTGCCCCTCTACATTTTTTAAGCATTATTATACATACTAATTGCAGAAGATTTTGTAATTTTGCAAACGAAATATTTCAAGTTACAATGATATTAAATTACGACGTAGTGGTTATCGGCGGCGGACATGCTGGCTGTGAAGCTGCCTGTGCCTCGGCCAATATGGGCGCCAAGACGCTGCTGGTAACGATGGACATGAACAAGATTGCACAGATGTCGTGCAATCCCGCGGTTGGTGGCATCGCTAAGGGACAGATAGTACGAGAGATTGACGCCCTTGGCGGACAGATGGGAATAGTGACCGACCGCTCTACCATTCAATTTCGCATGCTAAACATAGGCAAAGGCCCCGCCGTATGGAGCCCTCGCGCACAATGTGACCGTGGCAAGTTTATCTGGAACTGGCGCACGGTCATCGACCATACGCCCAATCTGGACGTATGGCAGGACCAGGTCTGCGAGCTGATGGCAGAAAAGGGACAGGTCACAGGTGTGAGAACCATCTGGGGAACGGAGATACATGCACGCGCCGTCGTGGTGACTGCAGGCACGTTTCTCAACGGTCTGATGCACATAGGACGTAAGATGGTGGCTGGCGGACGCATCGCCGAACCTGCTGTCAGCGATTTCACCGAGAGCATCACCAAGCACGGCATCCGCTCTGCACGCATGAAAACAGGAACACCTGTCAGGATTGACAAGCGCAGCGTGCATTTCGACGAGCTGGAAGCACAGCCTGGCGACACCAGCTACTACCAGTTCTCGTATATGGGCGAGGCACGCACACTGCAACAGCTGCCTTGCTGGACGGTGAACACGAATGCCAAGGTGCACGAGATTCTGCGCTCTGGACTGAACGACTCCCCTCTCTACAACGGACAAATACAGTCTATCGGACCTCGCTACTGTCCTTCGATAGAAACAAAACTGGTCACCTTCCCTGACCGCGAACAGCACCCGCTGTTTCTGGAACCAGAAGGCGAAGACACCAACGAGATGTATTTGAATGGCTTTTCGTCATCGCTCCCAATGGACGTTCAAATCGAGGCTTTAAGACAGATTCCTGCCTTCCGCGATGTGAAAGTGTATCGCCCAGGCTATGCCATAGAATACGATTTCTTCGACCCTACACAACTAAAACACACGTTGGAATCGAAAAAACTGGATGGACTGTTCTTTGCCGGACAGGTGAACGGAACCACAGGCTATGAGGAAGCTGCCGGACAGGGACTCGTGGCTGGTGTCAATGCAGCGATGAAATGCGATGGACACAACGAATTTGTGATGCACCGCGACGAATCATACATCGGCGTGCTCGTCGATGACCTCGTGACAAAGGGTGTCGATGAACCCTATCGCATGTTTACTTCGCGTGCCGAATATCGCATCTTGCTGCGCCAAGACGATGCCGACGCCCGACTCACCGAACGCTCGTATGCCATGGGACTGGCCAAAAAAGACCGCCTCGACCGATGGGTGGAAAAGAAACTGTTCATCGAAAGAATCGAAGCTTTCTGCAAATCATTCCCCATAAAGGCAAAAGAAATCAACCCCGCATTGGAGAAACTGGGAACCACCCCACTGCAGTTTGGCGTCAAGCTGGAAGATTTGGTGGCTCGCCCACAACTGAACTTCCACAATCTGGCAGAAATCATCCCAGAACTTCACGAATTGATCGAAAGCGCACCCAACCGAAAAGAAGAGATTGCCGAGGCTGCCGAAATACGTATCAAATACAAAGGGTACATCGAACGCGAGAAACTCGTGGCCGACAAAATGCACCGCTTGGAAAATATAAAAATCAAGGGGCACTTCGACTACAACTCCATCCAATCGCTCTCCACCGAATGCCGACAGAAGTTGACCGCCATAGACCCCGACACACTGGCTCAGGCGAGCCGCATTCCAGGCGTCTCACCGAGCGACATCAACGTACTGTTGGTGTTGATGGGACGATAAGTTTCACGTGAAACAAAAGCGTTAAAACATTAATATAACTAACTGAGTATGAACACCAAATTACTGTTGGACAATCTGCGTTGCATACCGGATTTTCCGAAGAAAGGAATTAATTTCCGCGATGTCACCACGCTCTACAAGAACGGCGAGTGCATGAAAGAGATGGTAGAGGACCTCTACGAAATCTACAAAGACAAAGGTATCACGAAGATAGTTGGTATCGAAAGCCGTGGATTCATTCTGGCATCTGCCCTGGCCTATAAGTTGGGGGCTGGCGTTGTACTGGCGAGAAAACCGGGCAAATTGCCCTCTACCACCATCAAGGAATCGTTCTCAAAAGAGTATGGCGTTGATACCGTCGAGATGCACATCGACTCTATCGATGAAAACGACGTTGTTTTAATCCACGACGACCTTTTGGCAACGGGTGGAACAGCGAAAGCAACCTACAAGCTGGTGAAACATTTCAATCCGAAAAAGATTTTCATGAACTTCATTATTGAAATCAAAGATGAAGGTCTTCACGGACGCGATGAATTCGACGGACTTTGTGATGTGACCACTTTGCTGACCATTTAAGCACACATCAATCCCCCAAAGCGCCCTCCCCGACCCTTCAAACGGGAGGGACTTTTTATAAATAAAGAAAGGACAGAAGGGAAATATCGTTTCACGTGAAACAATAGAGCATGACAAAGGAAGAGAACGAGGCACGTTTAGCCTATCTGAAAGGAATCGTATCAAGACTGCCCGAGAAGCCTGGCAGCTATCAATACTACGACAGTGAGGGGACGATTATATACGTTGGCAAGGCAAAGAACCTGAAGTCGCGCGTCTCTTCCTATTTCCATACGGAAGTGGATCGCTTCAAAACAAAAGTGCTGGTGTCTAAGATCCACGACATAAGCTACACGGTGGTCAACACCGAAGAGGACGCATTGCTGCTTGAAAATTCGCTCATCAAGAAGTATAACCCGCGCTATAACGTGTTGTTGAAGGATGGCAAGACCTACCCCAGCATCTGTGTAACGAACGAACCCTTTCCGCGCATCTTTAAGACGCGTACCATCAACAAGAAGTGGGGCACCTATTTCGGTCCTTATTCGCACATAGGTTCGATGAATGCCGTGTTGGAACTGATCAACAAGCTATACCATCCGCGCACCTGTCGTCAGCCGATGACGAAAGAAGGAATTGCCGCCGGTAAATACCAGGTTTGTCTGGAGTATCACATCAAGAACTGCGGAGGGCCATGTATAGCCAAACAAACCTATGAAAACTACCAGCAAAACATCATGCAGGCACGTGAAATACTGAAGGGTAACACCCGCGAAGTGCTGCGTCAGATGCGTGAAAAGATGCAGTTATTGGCAGAAGAACTGCGCTTTGAAGAAGCAGAAGAAATCAAGAAAAAGTACCTGTTGATAGACTCGTTTGTAAGCAAGAGCGAGGTGGTGAGCCACACCATCGACAATGTGGATGTCTTTTCGATCACCAACGACGAGAAGATTGCATACATCAACTATATCCACGTGTCTAACGGCGCTATCAATCAGTCGTTCACATTCGAATTCAAGAAGCGCCTGAACGAGACCAACGAGGAGTTGTTGCAACTTGGAATCATCGAGATGCGCGAGCGATTTAATAGTTCTTCACGTGAGATTGTGGTGCCTTTCGACCCCGAAATGGAGCTAGACGGCGTCACCTTCACCATTCCACAGCGCGGTGATAAAAAGACGTTGCTGGACCTCTCGGAAATGAATGGCAAACAGTATAAGTTTGACCGCCTGAAACAGGCAGAGAAACTGAATCCAGAACAGAAACAGGTGCGCCTAATGAAGGAACTGCAAGAGAAGTTGGCACTGCCCAAGATGCCCTATCAGATAGAGTGTTTCGACAACTCCAACATCTCGGGAACGGACGCCGTGGCTGCGTGCGTGGTGTTCAAATCCATGAAACCCAGCAAGCGAGACTACAAGAAATACAACATTAAAACGGTGGTGGGCCCCGACGATTATGCGTCGATGAAAGAGGTGGTCTATCGCCGTTATAAACGGCTTGTAGAGGAAGAAGAGCCCCTACCCGACCTTATTGTGGCTGACGGCGGAAAAGGTCAGATGGAAGTGATACGTGAAGTGATTCAGGACGAACTGAAACTGGACATCCCTATCGCTGGTTTGGCAAAAGACAATCGCCACCGCACCAATGAGCTACTTTACGGTTTTCCGCCACGCGTGATTGGCTTGAAGACCAACTCAGAACTCTTCCATGTGCTGACTCAACTGCAAGACGAAGTGCACAGATTTGCCATCACGTTCCACCGCGACAAGCGCAGCAAACATGCGCTGCACTCGGAATTGGATGATATCCAGGGCATTGGACCCAAGACGCGTGATGCACTGATTGATCGACTAAAGAGTGTAAAGCGTATTAAAGAGGCTGATATTCAACAACTTACAGATGTCATTGGCGCTTCAAAAGCACAAATCATCTACCATCACTTCCATCAAGAGTAGTTTTACTTCCATCAAGAGTAGTTTTACTTCCGTCAAAGTACGGCTTTGACGCTCAACAAGTGGCACTTTTAGCTCGTCAGAGTGCCACTATGACCAACCAAAAGTGCCACTCTTGGTCTGAATCCAGGGGCTGGATTGAATCATTCCAGGGGCTGAATTACACCGCTCCAGGGGCTAGACTGAACCATTCCAGGGGCTGGATTGAAAGTAAAAGGGTAAGTATTGCTACAAGAAAGCGGAAGTATGATGGTTCAAAACACCCGATATTGCAGCACGATTCGGACACTTTTGCAAAAGAACAGGATTGTAAGGGGAAGGTACTACCGCTCGACAAAAAAAAGAATAAATTCTTTGCTTTTGTTCTCGCTTATTCGTACCTTTGGCTGCGCCGAAGGTACTCACGTTCGGAAAATTGCAAATAAATTTGCATTTTCGCTCACTTAATCGTACCTTTGCAGCATGAGAATTGTAATTCAACGTGTTAGCCACGCCTCAGTGACAATCAACGGGACTGTGAAATCAAGTATCGGTAAGGGATATTTGATTCTGTTGGGCGTCTGCGAAGAAGACACCGAAGAGGATGTTGACTGGCTGGTGCACAAGGTGGTGGGCCTACGCGTTTTCGACGATGAGAACGGGGTGATGAACCGTTCTGTCATGGAGGTAGGCGGCGAAGCACTCGTGGTGAGCCAATTTACGCTGTTTGCAAGCTACAAGAAGGGCAATCGCCCCTCGTGGTTGAGAGCAGCAAGGCACGAGGTCAGCGTGCCGCTCTACGAGCTTTTCTGCAAGAAACTGAGCAACGAGATGGGCAAAGCCTGCGGCACGGGTGAATTTGGCGCCGACATGAAGGTGGAACTGCTGAACGATGGCCCTGTCACTATCTGTATGGATACGAAGAACAAGGAGTGAAGACCTCACCCCGGCCCTCTCCCAAGGAGAGGGAGATAAATATTTATTTATATATGACGATAGAAGAGGCACAGGAGACTGTGGACAAATGGATTAAAACGTATGGCGTGAGGTATTTTGGCGAACTCACCAACATGACGGTGCTGACCGAAGAGGTGGGCGAACTGGCACGCATCATGAGTCGTCGCTATGGCGAACAGTCGTGGAAGGCGTCTGATCCGCGAGCTACCGACAATGGCCGAGAGGCACTGGGCGAAGAGATGGCCGACGTGCTGTGGGTACTGCTGTGCCTGGCCAACCAGACGGGCGTTGACCTGACTGAGGAACTACAGAAGTCTATCGATAAAAAGACAAAAAGAGACGCATCAAGACATATAAATAACCCTAAATTAAAGCATAACGACTATGGAAGAAATGAACAAGATTGAGCAAGTGCTGAACCAGTATAACCTCGACATCACCGACGAGGAAGTACGCGAGGCCGTGAAGACAATCATCGCCGAAAAGGTGCCTCAGAACGATACGCCTGAAGTGAAGAAATTCCTGATGGGAAGCGTGGAACTGACCACACTGAAGACCACCGACAGCGAGACTTCTGTGATGGCTTTCACCGAAAAGGTGAACCAGTTTGACGAGCAGTACCCCGACCTGCCCCACGTGGCTACCATCTGTGTTTATCCTAAGTTTGCCAAGACCGTCAGCGAGACACTCGAGGTAGAGGGCGTCGAGGTGGCATGCGTTTCGGGCAGCTTCCCCAGCAGTCAGTCACTCATCGAGGTGAAGACAGTTGAGACTTCGCTGGCCATCAAGGATGGAGCCACCGAGATAGACATCGTGATGAACGTGGGTGCCTTCCTTGAGGGCGACTACGACACGGTTGTCGATGAGATTCAGCAACAAAAGGAGGCCTGCGGCGAACAAGCCATGAAGGTGATTCTGGAGACAGGTTGTCTGAAGACTGCCAAGAACATCAAGATAGCCTCACTACTGTCGATGTATGGCGGTGGCGACTATATCAAGACTTCTACCGGCAAGCTGGAGCCTGCTGCCACGCCCGAGGCTGCCTATGTGATGTGTCAGGCCATCAAGGAGTACTACGATAAGACTGGCGTACAGATTGGTTTTAAGCCTGCTGGCGGCCTTAACAGCGTGATGGATGCACTGATCTACTACACCATCGTGAAAGAGGTTCTCGGCGAGAAATGGCTCACCAACAAGTGGTTCCGCATGGGCACCAGTCGTCTGGCAAACTTGCTGCTCAGCGAGGTTGTTGGCGAAGATGTGAAATTCTTCTAAGCGCTTTTCAAGCGCTTAAACTGAGAGTTGCGCTTAAACTGAGAACTGAGAGTTGAGAACTGAGAGGTATGATTAGACCTGCTGGTTCTAATTATAATGAGAGGTGAGTAGTACTAATAATACTTCTCACCTCTCACTTTTCACTTATAAGAACCTCTCAGTTCTCAACTCTCAGTTCTCAGTTAAAAGCACCTCTCAGTTAAAGCTCATTTTCTTCTTTGAATGACGTAGTCGAGATAGGCGGTGAGTGCAGTAGCTATCATAGGGTCTTTGACGCACGTGTCAACATACTGCTGCGCCTTGCGATGATAGTCTTCCATGCATCTCTCGGCATATTCTATGCCACCCTGCTGCTTGGTGAACTCCACCAAAACAGCGATTTCATCGCGATTGATAGTGCCCGCCTTCACCTTCTTGGCAAGCGTCATCATCGAGTCGAAAGGCGAATGCTGCAAAGCATAGATAACAGGTAGTGTCAGCTTGCCCTCAGCCATATCGTTGCCGGTGGGCTTTCCTATCTCTTTTGAATCGTAATAATCGAAGATGTCATCGCGAATCTGGAACATGATGCCCAGGTCATGACCAAACTGGCGGGCCTTCTCTACCTCAGCATCGGTGGCTCCGGCAGACAGCGCACCTATCGACGAGCAGGCAGCAAAGAGCACAGCGGTCTTCTGTTCAATCACACGATAATAGACCTCCTCTGAGATTTCCTCGTTCTTGATGTTCTGCAACTGCAAAATCTCACCAGATGCCAGCACCCTACCCAACTCTGCCAGCGTCTCGATGATGCGCTGGTTGTTGGTGTAAGACACCTTCAGCAGTGCGGTGGAAAGGATGAAATCGCCCACCAAGACAGCCGCCTTATTATTATAGGTGGCATTCACAGAGGCCTGTCCTCGACGCTCCTCACTCTCATCCACAACATCATCGTGAACCAACGAAGCAGTGTGCAGCAGCTCTAATCCGATGGCTGAGTTCAGCGTCACACTCGACACACTGCCATAGTTCTTAGCCAACAGCATGAGCAACATGGGGCGCATGCGCTTACCACCACGCTGTTTGATGTGAGAAAGCACCTCGGAAAGTAACGAGTCCTCGTGGCTCAGAGATTGTTCGAAGAGCGTGATAAACTCGTTCAGTTCTGATTCGATTGGTCGTTTGATGAGTGATAGATAGTCCATTATCAATAATTTTGAGACAAAATTAGTGAAAATATCGGAGTAATACCAATTTTTTTAGTAATTTTACCGAAAATTCTAAAATATACATGGAGAAACTGTTTCTTTTAGACGCCTACGCCCTTATCTACAGGTCGTACTACGCATTCATCAAGAATCCACGAATCAACTCGAAGGGGCTGAACACATCGGCTATCATAGGCTTTGTGAACACGCTCCAGGAAGTTATAGAGAAAGAGCAACCCAAATACCTGGGTGTGGCTTTCGACCCCCATGGACTGACCTTCCGCAGCGAGGCTTTCCCCGCCTATAAGGCACAACGCGAGGCCACACCCGAAGACATACGCAAGGCGGTGCCTATCATCAAAGACCTGCTAAAGGCCTACCGCATACCGGTGCTGCAGGTTGATGGTTTCGAGGCAGACGACGTGATCGGCACCTTGGCAAAAAAGGCCGATTCTATCGAAAACATCGAAACCTACATGCTGACACCTGATAAGGACTACGGACAGCTGGTGAGCGAGCGCACCAAGATATTCCGTCCGCGTCATGGTGGAGGCTACGAGGTGATGGGGCCAAAGGAGGTCTGCGAGAAATATGCCATCGAAAAGACCACACAGGTCATCGACCTGCTGGCACTGATGGGCGACTCTGCCGACAACTTCCCTGGTTGTCCGGGCGTGGGCGAGAAGACAGCAGCAAAGATCATTGCCGACTTTGGCAGTGTGGAACAGTTGCTGGCCAGAACCGACGAACTGAAAGGGGCATTGAAGAAAAAAGTGGAAGAACACGTGGACGACATCAAGATGAGCTACTTCCTGGCCACCATCCGCACCGACGTCCCCATCGAACTGAATCTCGACGAACTGCAACTGCAGCAACCCGACGAGGAAAAACTCAGCGAACTGTTCACCGAACTGGAGTTTAAAGCACTGACACAACGAGTTCTTAAAAAAGTTGAAAAGAAGCCAAAATCTAATAATTCGCAGCTTTCTCTCTTTGAAGAATTTGCCACCGACGATGCGGAAACGCCAAAATTTTCGAGTTTTGAGACCATTAAAACGGTGACTCATAATTACGAACTCGTTGAAAATGAGGAAGATTTAAAAAATCTATGTGATTTATTTAGGACAAAACAAATTCTTTGTCTAGACACAGAGACCACTTCGACCTCGGCCATCGACGCCGAATTAGTGGGTTTGAGCTTCGCCGTGACCGAACATGAGGCGTTTTATGTGCCCATTCCACCAAAACGTGAAGAAGCGTTGCGAATTGTTAATATATTCAAACCGCTCTATGAAGACACCTCCATTTTGAAAATAGGACAGAACCTGAAGTACGATTTAGAGGTGTTGCGCAACTATGACATTCATCTCGACGGACCGATGTGGGACACGATGATTGCTC
Proteins encoded in this region:
- the deoC gene encoding deoxyribose-phosphate aldolase, yielding MEEMNKIEQVLNQYNLDITDEEVREAVKTIIAEKVPQNDTPEVKKFLMGSVELTTLKTTDSETSVMAFTEKVNQFDEQYPDLPHVATICVYPKFAKTVSETLEVEGVEVACVSGSFPSSQSLIEVKTVETSLAIKDGATEIDIVMNVGAFLEGDYDTVVDEIQQQKEACGEQAMKVILETGCLKTAKNIKIASLLSMYGGGDYIKTSTGKLEPAATPEAAYVMCQAIKEYYDKTGVQIGFKPAGGLNSVMDALIYYTIVKEVLGEKWLTNKWFRMGTSRLANLLLSEVVGEDVKFF
- a CDS encoding polyprenyl synthetase family protein encodes the protein MDYLSLIKRPIESELNEFITLFEQSLSHEDSLLSEVLSHIKQRGGKRMRPMLLMLLAKNYGSVSSVTLNSAIGLELLHTASLVHDDVVDESEERRGQASVNATYNNKAAVLVGDFILSTALLKVSYTNNQRIIETLAELGRVLASGEILQLQNIKNEEISEEVYYRVIEQKTAVLFAACSSIGALSAGATDAEVEKARQFGHDLGIMFQIRDDIFDYYDSKEIGKPTGNDMAEGKLTLPVIYALQHSPFDSMMTLAKKVKAGTINRDEIAVLVEFTKQQGGIEYAERCMEDYHRKAQQYVDTCVKDPMIATALTAYLDYVIQRRK